The DNA region TTTTTTATTTCTTATTAAGAATATAGTCATTTTAAATTTATAATTGGTATTAATCACTATGATTATCAATAAATCTTGCTAAGTGAAATTTTATTTCTCACACTCATTTTAGATGAATTATCTAAATATTACCTTCTGATTAAGAAAAGTAGACAGTGAAAAATTAATTATTTTTGATTTATAACATTTTTTTCTGCAGGTATTGATAGTATACTATTAACTGGTATTGTTTCATTCTTTAAATTGTTTTTTTCTTTAATTTCTTTTATAACTCCACTGGGAACATAAGTGGGCATAAAATTTCTAGCTAAACTGTATAGATCATCTCCAGATTTTATTTTGTAGTTTATATAAGTGTAGTCTAAATTATCATTTCTTATCTTAATAATGTTTTTATTCGATTCTTCCGCAAGAGTAGGCTTGGAGTTTAATGGAGAATCATTTATTACATTGTAACTAGATCTTGTAGATTTCAAAGATTCCTCATTTTGCTGATCTTTATATACTAAACTGCTGCAAACTAATAATATAAGAATTAATGATAAAATTAATAATAACTTGTTTTTAGTCATGATAAAATCACCTCATAATATTAAATTATATATTGGTAATTATTGACTAAAAAAATAAAATTATACATATCCACTTAGTTCATTTTTTAAATTTACCCAATCATTTTCATACATTTTTAAAAATTCATCATTTCTATTATAGGTTAAAGCAGAAGGGTGATACATGGGAAAAATGTATCTGCCTATATGATCATTAAAAATAAGTTTGCCATGACATTCACCAATACTATTAAAGTTTGTTAGTCTTTTTAACGGTGTATTACCTAAAGTTATTATCAATTTA from Clostridium pasteurianum BC1 includes:
- a CDS encoding LysM peptidoglycan-binding domain-containing protein — protein: MTKNKLLLILSLILILLVCSSLVYKDQQNEESLKSTRSSYNVINDSPLNSKPTLAEESNKNIIKIRNDNLDYTYINYKIKSGDDLYSLARNFMPTYVPSGVIKEIKEKNNLKNETIPVNSILSIPAEKNVINQK